From Pseudomonas sp. B21-028, one genomic window encodes:
- a CDS encoding cytochrome c5 family protein, with translation MTKWLLAAGVLMPLYSAQATQDPEAVYNRVCGACHSGQLPTAPRKGDQEAWTPRLAKGMGTLVQHVTQGFKAMPPRGLCMDCSAEDYQAIIQWMSE, from the coding sequence ATGACGAAATGGCTGCTAGCTGCCGGCGTCCTGATGCCGCTTTACAGCGCTCAGGCTACACAGGATCCGGAAGCTGTGTACAACCGTGTTTGTGGTGCCTGTCATTCCGGCCAACTGCCAACGGCGCCCCGCAAGGGCGATCAGGAAGCTTGGACGCCGAGGTTGGCGAAAGGTATGGGGACGCTGGTGCAACACGTGACCCAGGGTTTCAAGGCGATGCCGCCGCGTGGTTTGTGCATGGACTGCAGTGCCGAGGATTACCAAGCCATCATCCAGTGGATGAGCGAGTGA
- the znuB gene encoding zinc ABC transporter permease subunit ZnuB encodes MADFLMYALLAGLALALVAGPLGSFVVWRRMAYFGDTLSHAALLGVALGFLLDVSPTVAVTVGCLLLAVVLVTLQQRQPLASDTLLGILAPSTLSLGLVVLSFMREVRIDLMAYLFGDLLAISPTDLAWILGGSAAVLLLLVALWRPLLAVTVHEELARVEGLPVTGLRLALMLLIAVVIAVAMKIVGVLLITSLLIIPAAAAQRHARSPEQMALGASLLGMLAVCGGLALSWFKDTPAGPSIVVSAAALFLLSFVLPRRGV; translated from the coding sequence ATGGCTGATTTTCTGATGTACGCCCTGCTTGCAGGCCTGGCCCTCGCGCTGGTGGCCGGTCCCCTGGGCTCATTCGTGGTCTGGCGGCGCATGGCCTATTTCGGCGATACCTTGTCCCACGCCGCCTTGCTGGGTGTAGCGCTGGGGTTCCTGCTGGACGTCAGCCCAACGGTGGCGGTGACCGTCGGCTGTCTGTTGCTGGCGGTGGTACTGGTGACCTTGCAACAGCGCCAGCCGCTGGCGTCCGATACACTGCTGGGTATCCTCGCGCCCAGTACCCTGTCCCTTGGGCTGGTGGTGCTGAGTTTCATGCGTGAAGTGCGGATCGACTTGATGGCCTACCTGTTCGGTGACCTGCTGGCCATCAGTCCGACGGACCTGGCCTGGATCCTGGGTGGCAGCGCGGCTGTGCTGCTGTTGCTGGTGGCGCTCTGGCGACCGTTGCTGGCCGTCACCGTCCACGAAGAACTGGCCCGGGTCGAAGGCCTGCCCGTAACGGGGCTGCGGTTGGCGCTGATGCTGCTGATCGCGGTGGTGATTGCCGTGGCGATGAAAATTGTCGGTGTATTGCTGATTACTTCATTGCTGATCATCCCGGCGGCCGCGGCACAACGTCACGCCCGCTCGCCGGAGCAGATGGCCCTCGGCGCGAGCCTGCTGGGCATGCTTGCGGTGTGTGGCGGGCTGGCCTTGTCGTGGTTCAAGGACACCCCGGCCGGGCCGTCGATCGTGGTCAGCGCCGCGGCATTGTTTCTGCTGAGTTTTGTCCTGCCCCGCCGAGGGGTGTAG
- the polA gene encoding DNA polymerase I, which translates to MSQAPLVLVDGSSYLYRAFHALPPLTTSKGLPTGAVKGVLNMLKSLRKQYPDSPFAVVFDAKGGTFRDTLYAEYKANRPSMPDDMRVQIEPLHASVKALGFPLLCVDNVEADDVIGTLARSSAAADRPVVISTGDKDMAQLVDGHITLVNTMTGSSLDVAGVKEKFGVAPEQIIDYLALMGDSSDNIPGVPGIGPKTASGLLVGVNGGLTELYAQLDIVPTLPIRGAKTLPAKLEEHKEMAFLSYELATIKIDVPLDVGLDDLQMGPPDHEKLAELYTLLEFKSWFEENQRDAKRVGQEIVEVADEQPGGAEAKYEVILDQARFDAWLAKLEQAPLFAFVTETNGDDPQHAQLVGLSFAVAAHEAAYIPLTHSYMGVPEQLDRDTVLKALKPLLENPDKLKVGQHAKFETNILANCAIGGDQNNGILVQGVAFDTMLESYVLDSTATRHDMDSLALKYLGQSKTDFQDIAGKGVKQLTFDQISLELAGPYAAEDADVAFRLHQALQEKLAAIPSLGKVLNEIEMPLMPVLARIERQGALVDANLLGAQSVELGEKLVALEREAFAIAGEEFNLGSPKQLGVILYEKLGLPVLSKTAKGQASTAEAVLAELAEQDYPLPKVLMQYRSLSKLKSTYTDRLPEQINSRTGRVHTNYQQAVAATGRLSSIDPNLQNIPIRTAEGRRIRQAFVAPKGYKLLAADYSQIELRIMAHLAKDEGLLHAFRNDLDVHRATAAEVFGVELEAVSHDQRRSAKAINFGLIYGMSAFGLAKQIGVDRKQSQAYIDRYFARYPGVLEYMERTRAQAAEQGFVETIFGRRLYLPDINAKNPALRKGAERTAINAPMQGTAADIIKKAMVAVDRWLSTSGLDARVILQVHDELVLEVREDLVEQVSKDIRQHMSAAAALDVPLLVEVGVGNNWDEAH; encoded by the coding sequence ATGAGCCAAGCCCCCCTCGTCCTGGTGGACGGTTCTTCTTATCTGTACCGCGCATTTCACGCGCTGCCACCGCTGACCACGTCCAAAGGCCTGCCGACCGGTGCGGTCAAGGGCGTACTGAACATGCTCAAGAGCCTACGCAAGCAGTATCCGGACAGCCCGTTTGCCGTGGTGTTCGACGCCAAGGGTGGGACGTTTCGCGATACGCTGTACGCCGAGTACAAGGCCAATCGTCCGAGCATGCCCGACGACATGCGCGTGCAAATCGAGCCGCTGCATGCCAGCGTCAAGGCCCTGGGCTTCCCGCTGCTGTGCGTGGACAACGTCGAAGCCGACGACGTGATCGGCACGCTGGCCCGCAGCAGCGCCGCAGCCGACCGTCCGGTGGTGATCTCCACCGGTGACAAGGACATGGCTCAATTGGTCGACGGGCACATTACCTTGGTCAATACCATGACCGGTAGCTCGCTGGACGTGGCTGGCGTAAAGGAGAAATTTGGTGTCGCTCCGGAGCAGATCATCGATTATCTGGCACTGATGGGCGATTCTTCCGACAACATCCCGGGCGTTCCGGGGATCGGGCCAAAGACTGCCTCCGGTTTGCTGGTGGGGGTCAACGGCGGCCTGACCGAGCTGTATGCGCAACTGGACATCGTGCCCACGTTGCCGATTCGCGGCGCCAAGACGCTGCCGGCCAAGCTCGAAGAACACAAGGAAATGGCATTTCTTTCCTACGAACTGGCAACCATCAAGATCGATGTGCCGCTGGATGTTGGCCTCGACGACCTGCAAATGGGTCCACCGGACCACGAGAAACTTGCCGAGCTGTACACCCTGCTGGAGTTCAAGAGCTGGTTCGAAGAAAACCAGCGGGACGCCAAGCGGGTCGGCCAGGAGATCGTCGAAGTGGCCGACGAGCAGCCCGGTGGCGCCGAGGCGAAGTACGAAGTCATCCTTGATCAGGCGCGCTTCGATGCCTGGCTGGCCAAGCTCGAGCAAGCGCCGTTGTTTGCGTTCGTGACGGAAACCAACGGTGACGATCCCCAGCATGCGCAACTGGTCGGGTTGTCGTTTGCCGTGGCGGCCCATGAAGCGGCCTACATTCCGCTGACCCATTCCTACATGGGCGTGCCGGAGCAGCTGGATCGCGACACGGTGCTCAAGGCCCTCAAGCCCCTGCTGGAAAACCCCGACAAGCTCAAGGTCGGCCAGCACGCCAAGTTTGAGACCAACATCCTGGCCAACTGCGCCATTGGTGGCGATCAGAACAACGGCATCCTGGTCCAGGGCGTTGCCTTCGACACCATGCTCGAATCCTACGTGCTGGACTCCACCGCGACCCGTCACGACATGGACAGCCTGGCACTCAAGTACCTGGGCCAGAGCAAGACCGATTTCCAGGACATCGCCGGCAAAGGGGTCAAACAGCTGACCTTCGACCAGATCTCCCTGGAACTGGCCGGCCCGTACGCCGCCGAAGATGCCGACGTGGCCTTCCGTCTGCACCAGGCCCTGCAGGAAAAACTCGCGGCGATCCCAAGCCTGGGCAAGGTGCTCAATGAGATCGAAATGCCGCTGATGCCGGTGCTGGCGCGCATCGAGCGCCAGGGTGCGTTGGTGGATGCCAACTTACTGGGCGCGCAGAGCGTCGAGCTGGGCGAGAAACTGGTGGCCTTGGAGCGTGAGGCGTTCGCCATCGCCGGCGAGGAATTCAACCTCGGCTCGCCGAAGCAATTGGGCGTCATCCTGTACGAAAAACTCGGTTTGCCGGTGCTCAGCAAAACCGCCAAGGGCCAGGCATCCACCGCCGAAGCGGTGCTCGCCGAACTGGCCGAGCAGGATTACCCGCTGCCCAAGGTGCTGATGCAGTACCGCTCGCTGAGCAAGCTCAAGAGTACCTACACCGATCGCCTGCCGGAGCAGATCAACAGCCGCACCGGCCGCGTCCACACCAATTATCAACAAGCCGTTGCCGCGACCGGGCGGCTGTCGTCCATCGATCCGAACCTGCAGAACATTCCGATCCGTACCGCCGAGGGTCGACGGATCCGGCAGGCGTTTGTGGCGCCGAAAGGCTACAAACTGCTGGCGGCGGACTATTCGCAGATCGAATTGAGGATCATGGCTCACCTGGCCAAGGATGAAGGTCTGCTCCATGCGTTCCGCAACGACCTGGACGTGCACCGGGCCACTGCCGCCGAAGTTTTCGGCGTCGAGCTGGAGGCCGTCAGCCATGACCAGCGCCGCAGCGCCAAGGCGATCAACTTCGGTCTGATCTACGGCATGAGCGCCTTTGGTCTGGCCAAACAGATCGGTGTCGATCGCAAGCAGTCCCAGGCCTACATCGACCGCTACTTCGCCCGCTACCCGGGTGTGCTGGAGTACATGGAGCGCACCCGCGCCCAGGCCGCCGAACAGGGGTTTGTCGAAACCATTTTCGGCCGCCGGTTGTACCTGCCGGACATCAACGCGAAGAACCCGGCGCTGCGCAAGGGAGCTGAACGCACGGCGATCAACGCACCGATGCAAGGCACCGCTGCCGACATCATCAAGAAAGCGATGGTGGCCGTGGATCGCTGGTTGTCGACCTCAGGGCTGGATGCCCGGGTCATTCTGCAGGTGCACGACGAACTGGTGCTGGAAGTGCGGGAAGATCTGGTCGAACAGGTCAGCAAGGACATTCGCCAGCACATGAGCGCCGCCGCTGCGCTGGACGTGCCGCTGCTGGTGGAAGTGGGTGTGGGCAACAACTGGGATGAGGCGCACTGA
- a CDS encoding cytochrome c yields MNKLIVSLLLTLGISGVAHAAGDAAAGQAKAAVCGACHGPDGNSAAPNFPKLAGQGERYLTKQLHDIKSGKRTVLEMTGLLTNLSDQDLSDIAAYFASQKGSVGAADQKLVARGEKLFRGGDLDKGLPACTGCHSPNGAGNAAAGFPHLGGQHAQYVAKQLTDFRKEEGGRANDGDAMTMRTIARKLSDEDIAAVASYIQGLH; encoded by the coding sequence ATGAACAAACTGATCGTGAGTCTGCTGTTGACCTTGGGGATATCCGGCGTAGCCCACGCCGCTGGCGATGCCGCCGCCGGCCAGGCAAAAGCCGCCGTATGCGGGGCCTGCCATGGGCCGGATGGCAACAGTGCAGCGCCAAACTTTCCGAAACTGGCGGGTCAGGGCGAACGCTACCTGACCAAGCAGTTGCACGACATCAAGTCGGGCAAGCGTACCGTTCTGGAAATGACCGGCCTGCTGACCAACCTGAGCGATCAGGACCTGTCGGACATCGCCGCCTATTTCGCCAGCCAGAAGGGCAGCGTCGGCGCCGCCGACCAGAAACTCGTGGCCCGCGGTGAGAAGCTGTTCCGTGGCGGTGACCTGGACAAGGGCCTGCCGGCCTGCACCGGTTGCCATTCGCCGAACGGTGCCGGCAACGCCGCTGCCGGCTTCCCGCATCTGGGCGGTCAACACGCCCAGTACGTGGCCAAGCAACTGACCGATTTCCGCAAGGAAGAAGGCGGTCGTGCCAACGACGGCGATGCGATGACCATGCGCACCATCGCTCGCAAGTTGAGCGACGAAGACATCGCAGCCGTCGCCAGCTATATCCAGGGCCTGCACTGA
- a CDS encoding homoserine kinase yields MSVFTPLARPELETFLAPYGLGRLLDFQGIAAGSENTNFFISLEQGEFVLTLVERGPVQEMPFFIELLDVLHEADLPVPYALRTTDGVALRELAGKPALLQPRLAGKHIKQANAQHCAQVGELLAHLHLATRDNMIKRKTDRGLDWMQEEGAKLLSHLETEPRRLLQEALDEISLQKNDILALPRANIHADLFRDNAMFEGTHLTGLIDFYNACSGPMLYDVAIALNDWCSDDDGVLDGPRARALLGAYAALRPFTAAEAELWPTLLRVACVRFWLSRLIAAESFAGQDVLIHDPMEFQQRLAQRQDVHTPLPFAL; encoded by the coding sequence ATGTCTGTGTTCACGCCCCTGGCTCGGCCCGAGCTGGAAACCTTTCTTGCCCCTTACGGGCTCGGCCGCCTGCTTGATTTCCAGGGGATCGCCGCTGGCAGCGAAAACACCAATTTCTTTATCAGCCTGGAGCAGGGCGAGTTCGTCCTGACTCTGGTGGAACGCGGTCCGGTGCAGGAAATGCCGTTCTTCATCGAACTGCTGGACGTGCTGCATGAGGCCGACCTGCCGGTGCCTTATGCCTTGCGCACCACCGACGGCGTTGCGCTCAGGGAGTTGGCCGGCAAACCTGCATTGCTGCAACCACGCCTGGCCGGCAAGCATATCAAGCAGGCCAATGCCCAGCATTGCGCCCAGGTCGGCGAGTTGCTGGCGCATCTGCACCTCGCCACCCGGGACAACATGATCAAGCGCAAGACCGATCGCGGCCTGGACTGGATGCAAGAGGAGGGCGCGAAGCTGCTGTCACACCTCGAGACCGAACCTCGTCGGCTGCTGCAGGAGGCGCTGGACGAAATCTCCCTGCAGAAGAACGACATCCTCGCGCTGCCCCGCGCCAACATCCACGCGGACCTGTTCCGTGATAACGCCATGTTCGAAGGCACGCACCTGACCGGGCTGATCGACTTCTACAACGCCTGCTCCGGGCCGATGCTGTATGACGTCGCCATTGCCCTGAACGACTGGTGTTCGGATGACGACGGTGTGCTCGATGGCCCAAGGGCGCGGGCGCTGTTGGGCGCCTATGCCGCTCTGCGGCCCTTCACCGCCGCCGAGGCCGAGCTATGGCCGACCCTGCTGCGCGTGGCGTGCGTGCGGTTCTGGCTGTCGCGCTTGATCGCCGCCGAATCCTTTGCCGGACAGGATGTGCTGATTCACGATCCGATGGAGTTTCAGCAGCGGTTGGCGCAGCGGCAGGACGTTCATACACCGCTGCCTTTTGCCCTGTAA
- the znuC gene encoding zinc ABC transporter ATP-binding protein ZnuC, producing the protein MSNALIRLEQVAVTFAGQNVLDNIHLSVEPGQIVTLIGPNGAGKTTLVRAVLGLLKPDSGSVWRKPKLRVGYMPQKLHVDPTLPLSVLRFLRLVPGVDRGRALAALNEVGAEHVIDNPVQSISGGEMQRVLLARALLREPELLVLDEPVQGVDVAGQAELYSLITRLRDRHGCGVLMVSHDLHLVMSTTDQVVCLNRHVCCSGHPEQVSGDPAFVELFGKNAPSLAIYHHHHDHAHDLHGSVVIGAPVTPHVHGDGCKHG; encoded by the coding sequence ATGAGCAATGCCTTGATCCGCCTCGAGCAGGTGGCCGTGACGTTCGCCGGGCAGAACGTGCTGGACAACATCCACCTGAGCGTCGAGCCGGGGCAGATCGTCACCCTGATCGGTCCCAACGGCGCCGGCAAGACCACCCTGGTGCGCGCCGTGCTGGGTTTGCTCAAGCCGGACAGCGGCAGTGTCTGGCGCAAACCGAAGCTGCGGGTCGGCTATATGCCACAAAAACTCCATGTAGACCCGACGCTGCCCCTGTCGGTCCTGCGTTTCCTGCGCCTGGTGCCTGGCGTGGATCGCGGGCGGGCCCTGGCGGCACTCAACGAAGTCGGCGCCGAACACGTGATCGACAACCCGGTGCAAAGCATCTCCGGCGGTGAAATGCAGCGCGTGCTACTGGCCCGTGCCTTGCTGCGCGAGCCCGAGCTGCTGGTGCTCGACGAGCCGGTACAAGGGGTCGATGTGGCGGGACAGGCCGAGCTGTACAGCTTGATCACCCGCCTGCGCGACCGCCATGGCTGCGGCGTGCTGATGGTCTCCCATGATCTTCACCTGGTCATGAGTACCACCGACCAGGTGGTCTGCCTCAATCGGCATGTCTGCTGTTCCGGGCATCCCGAGCAGGTCAGCGGCGACCCGGCATTCGTCGAGCTGTTCGGCAAGAACGCACCCAGCCTGGCGATCTATCACCACCACCATGACCACGCCCATGACCTGCACGGTTCGGTGGTCATCGGTGCACCTGTTACCCCCCATGTTCATGGAGATGGCTGCAAGCATGGCTGA
- a CDS encoding DUF2782 domain-containing protein produces the protein MRTLNRLLLAGLFAITPLAVMAADDAPSADPDVTIRTEGDNTIQEYRQNGFLYAIKVTPKHGKPYFLVRADGTDANFIRSDQPDMLIPSWKIFEWK, from the coding sequence ATGCGCACACTAAATCGCCTGTTACTGGCTGGCTTGTTTGCGATCACCCCGCTTGCCGTCATGGCGGCGGACGACGCACCTTCGGCGGACCCGGACGTCACCATTCGCACGGAAGGCGACAACACCATCCAGGAGTACCGGCAAAACGGCTTCCTGTATGCGATCAAGGTCACGCCCAAGCACGGCAAGCCTTATTTCCTGGTACGCGCCGATGGCACTGATGCAAACTTCATCCGTTCGGACCAACCGGATATGCTGATCCCGTCATGGAAGATCTTTGAGTGGAAATAG
- a CDS encoding thiol:disulfide interchange protein DsbA/DsbL has translation MRNLIISAALVAASLFGIGAQANAEESKAPYVELSNPVPVAVPGKIEVVELFWYGCPHCYAFEPVINPWVDKLPSDVNFVRIPAMFGGPWDAHGQMFLTLEAMGVEHKVHAAVFNAIQKEHKKLTDKNDMADFLATQGVDKEKFLATFDSFAVKGQIVKAKELAKKYEITGVPTMIVNGKYRFDIGSAGGADQALQLADTLIAKERAATKAAAN, from the coding sequence ATGCGTAATCTGATCATCAGCGCCGCGCTCGTCGCCGCCAGCCTGTTCGGCATCGGCGCTCAAGCCAACGCCGAGGAATCGAAGGCCCCTTACGTCGAATTGAGCAACCCGGTTCCGGTGGCCGTGCCCGGCAAGATCGAAGTGGTGGAGCTGTTCTGGTATGGCTGCCCGCATTGCTACGCTTTTGAGCCAGTGATCAATCCATGGGTCGATAAGCTGCCCTCGGACGTGAACTTCGTCCGCATCCCCGCCATGTTCGGCGGCCCATGGGATGCCCATGGCCAGATGTTCCTGACTCTCGAGGCCATGGGTGTCGAGCACAAGGTTCACGCGGCGGTGTTCAACGCCATCCAGAAAGAACATAAGAAGCTGACCGACAAAAATGACATGGCAGACTTCCTGGCAACCCAGGGCGTAGACAAGGAGAAATTCCTGGCGACCTTCGACTCCTTCGCCGTGAAGGGCCAAATCGTCAAAGCCAAGGAGCTGGCGAAGAAGTACGAGATCACTGGCGTACCGACCATGATCGTCAACGGCAAATACCGCTTTGACATCGGCTCTGCCGGCGGCGCAGACCAAGCCTTGCAACTGGCTGACACGCTGATCGCCAAAGAGCGAGCAGCCACCAAGGCTGCTGCCAACTAA
- a CDS encoding PA5502 family lipoprotein encodes MKPFASRYLLLVAFSLLLGACTSSPPVTEAPDTRGPAIAQLEQSLAGNELATAEDQLAALQAQTPNDPTLEPYQRQLAEAYLRRSQIDLQKGDVNAAATALSRARALMPKAPALTGEFNDAIAEARKVELDKAEAALQAAETKPAAKVIDPSAESTTIQLNINDIQQMRRQLDAIAADVVNFQCDVTVQAPRTDDYPWLANLLTKRVKKLDTGFDLKLRKQILRSVPAQLVLTPRKS; translated from the coding sequence ATGAAGCCGTTCGCCTCCCGTTATCTGCTCCTTGTCGCATTTTCCTTGCTGCTGGGGGCTTGCACCAGTTCGCCGCCAGTGACCGAAGCACCCGACACCCGGGGCCCGGCCATTGCGCAGTTGGAACAAAGCCTGGCCGGCAATGAGTTGGCCACCGCTGAAGATCAGCTGGCCGCACTGCAGGCCCAGACGCCGAACGACCCGACGCTGGAGCCCTATCAGCGGCAACTGGCCGAGGCGTATCTGCGCCGCAGCCAGATCGATCTGCAAAAAGGCGATGTAAACGCCGCCGCCACCGCCCTGAGCCGTGCCCGCGCCCTGATGCCCAAGGCACCAGCGCTGACCGGTGAATTCAATGACGCAATAGCCGAGGCTCGTAAGGTCGAGCTGGATAAAGCCGAAGCGGCTCTCCAGGCTGCCGAAACCAAACCGGCCGCCAAGGTGATCGATCCGAGCGCCGAGAGCACCACGATTCAGCTCAATATCAACGATATCCAGCAAATGCGTCGGCAACTGGATGCCATTGCCGCTGATGTGGTGAATTTTCAGTGTGATGTCACCGTCCAGGCGCCGCGTACCGACGATTATCCGTGGCTGGCGAACCTGCTGACCAAGCGGGTCAAGAAGCTGGATACGGGGTTTGATCTGAAGCTTCGCAAACAGATCCTGCGCAGCGTGCCGGCACAGCTGGTGCTGACTCCGCGTAAATCCTAA
- the zur gene encoding zinc uptake transcriptional repressor Zur, which produces MPITPLASRPHDHSHCVHSALSEADAICARQGLRLTALRRRVLELVWQSHKPLGAYDILAVLSEQDGRRAAPPTVYRALDFLLENGLVHRISSLNAFVGCNHPEHAHQGQFLICRECHAAIELEQKSISDAIVASAKEVGFMVDSQTVEVVGLCSGCQGA; this is translated from the coding sequence ATGCCTATTACACCCCTCGCCAGTCGTCCCCACGATCACTCCCACTGCGTGCACAGCGCGCTGTCCGAGGCCGATGCCATCTGTGCACGGCAGGGGCTGCGCCTGACCGCCTTGCGGCGGCGCGTGCTGGAACTGGTCTGGCAAAGCCACAAGCCGTTGGGTGCCTACGACATTCTGGCGGTGCTCAGCGAACAGGATGGCCGCCGCGCCGCGCCGCCGACAGTCTATCGGGCGCTGGACTTCCTCCTGGAAAACGGCCTGGTGCATCGCATTTCCTCCCTGAACGCCTTCGTCGGCTGCAACCATCCCGAGCACGCCCATCAAGGCCAGTTCCTGATCTGCCGCGAATGCCACGCCGCCATCGAGCTGGAACAGAAGTCCATCAGCGATGCCATCGTCGCCAGTGCCAAGGAGGTCGGTTTCATGGTCGACAGCCAGACCGTCGAAGTGGTCGGTCTCTGCTCCGGTTGCCAGGGGGCCTGA
- a CDS encoding zinc ABC transporter substrate-binding protein, whose translation MSRFFLLFVAFVASFLLIGSAQAEVKVLTSIKPLQLIAAAVQDGVAVPEVLLPPGASPHHYALRPSDVRKVQSVDLLYWIGPDMEGFLPRVLNGRTLPSVAVQDLPGLKLRHFTEDSQSHIDEDADEHDHDHRPGTIDAHLWLSPINARVIAARMAADLSAADPANAERYQSNLKGFNQRLDALDTRLKSRLAGIAGKPYFVFHEAFDYFEDTYGLKHAGVFAVAAEVQPGAQHVAAMRTRLQAVGKTCVFSEPPLRPRLAETLVAGLPVKLAELDALGGYTPATAQGYEQLLEKLGNDLAGCLESL comes from the coding sequence GTGTCCCGATTTTTTTTGCTCTTTGTCGCTTTTGTCGCAAGTTTTCTGCTGATCGGTTCGGCCCAGGCCGAGGTCAAGGTCCTCACCAGCATCAAGCCGTTGCAGCTGATTGCCGCTGCGGTGCAGGACGGCGTGGCCGTTCCCGAGGTATTGCTGCCTCCCGGTGCTTCGCCTCACCACTACGCCTTGCGCCCATCCGACGTACGCAAGGTGCAGTCGGTGGATCTGCTGTACTGGATCGGCCCGGACATGGAAGGTTTCCTGCCGCGAGTGTTGAACGGTCGTACGCTGCCTTCCGTCGCGGTACAGGATCTGCCGGGGCTCAAGTTGCGGCATTTTACCGAGGACAGCCAATCCCATATCGACGAGGATGCCGACGAGCATGACCATGACCATCGTCCTGGCACCATCGATGCCCATTTATGGCTTTCACCGATCAATGCGCGGGTGATCGCCGCCAGAATGGCCGCTGACCTGAGCGCTGCCGACCCGGCCAATGCCGAACGCTATCAAAGCAACCTCAAGGGCTTCAACCAGCGGCTCGATGCCTTGGACACACGTCTCAAGTCCCGCCTGGCCGGGATTGCGGGCAAGCCCTACTTCGTGTTCCACGAAGCGTTCGATTATTTCGAGGACACCTATGGCCTCAAGCACGCCGGGGTGTTTGCCGTGGCCGCCGAAGTCCAGCCCGGCGCCCAGCATGTGGCGGCGATGCGTACGCGTTTGCAGGCGGTGGGCAAGACGTGCGTGTTCAGCGAACCACCCCTGCGCCCGCGCCTGGCGGAAACCCTGGTGGCCGGGTTGCCAGTGAAGCTGGCGGAGCTGGATGCGCTGGGCGGCTACACCCCGGCGACGGCGCAGGGGTATGAGCAGTTGTTGGAAAAACTGGGGAATGATTTGGCGGGGTGCCTGGAGTCGTTGTAA
- the yihA gene encoding ribosome biogenesis GTP-binding protein YihA/YsxC, whose amino-acid sequence MQLKNPILGLCQQSTFMLSAAKVDQCPDDEGYEVAFAGRSNAGKSSALNTLTHASLARTSKTPGRTQLLNFFKLDDERRLVDLPGYGYAKVPIPLKQHWQRHLEAYLGSRESLKGLILMMDIRHPMTDFDTLMLDWAVASGMPMHILLTKADKLTYGAAKNTLLKVQSEIRKGWGEAITIQLFSAPKRMGLEEAYTVLADWMELADKGSEEAE is encoded by the coding sequence ATGCAACTGAAGAACCCCATCCTTGGCCTGTGCCAACAGTCCACCTTCATGCTCAGCGCCGCCAAAGTCGATCAATGCCCCGACGACGAAGGCTACGAAGTGGCGTTTGCCGGGCGTTCCAACGCCGGTAAATCCAGCGCATTGAACACCTTGACCCATGCAAGCCTGGCACGCACCTCGAAAACCCCAGGTCGCACGCAGCTGTTGAACTTCTTCAAGCTAGACGATGAACGCCGTTTGGTCGACCTGCCCGGCTACGGTTACGCCAAGGTGCCGATTCCGCTCAAGCAACACTGGCAGCGTCACCTGGAAGCCTATCTGGGTAGCCGCGAGAGTTTGAAAGGGCTGATCCTGATGATGGACATCCGCCATCCGATGACCGACTTCGACACGCTGATGCTCGACTGGGCGGTTGCCAGCGGCATGCCCATGCACATCCTGCTGACCAAGGCGGACAAGCTCACCTACGGTGCGGCCAAGAACACGTTGCTCAAAGTACAGTCGGAAATCCGCAAAGGCTGGGGCGAGGCGATCACCATCCAGCTGTTCTCGGCCCCCAAGCGTATGGGCCTGGAAGAAGCCTACACCGTGCTGGCCGACTGGATGGAACTGGCGGACAAGGGCAGCGAAGAGGCCGAATAA